Proteins encoded in a region of the Nostoc sp. MS1 genome:
- a CDS encoding ATP-binding protein → MTSLLERLSAERNRRFVGRGRELELFLHTIASRELPFHILQVCGPGGVGKTSLMKQFLRFCERSKIPAIYVEARNIEAAPESFISTLHSLMELKESDSLLDVLADRRERNVILIDTYEAIAQLDEWLREVFLPYLSFNTLIVIAGRNPPSSGWCSDAGWQAVMHTLPLGNLSPQESQTYLTTRGIPTRQHQAILDFTHGHPLALSLVAEVFAQGKEISFQAESAPNVVKTLLERFVKEVPTPAHRMALQACAVVRLTTEASLNQILAVPENTSASEIQFLKEILDVHDLFEWLRGLSFIESGQWGLFPHDLAREVLIADLRWRNPEFYTELHHRARQYYTKRLGQTQGAEKHRVLLDYIFLHRDNSDIRSCFTWGEQSSLLTDSLRETDTTALLLMVAQYEGEESAKIAAHWLQRQPQNVVVFRDSHSEPAGFAMMVALHTATVEDLTADPGASASWQYLQTHAPLRLNEGATIFRFWMARDTYQVVSPTQSLIFINFVQYFQKTPGLAYTFLPCAQADTWAAMLNYFDLARLPEADFTVGGKHYGVYGHDWRIVSPTVWQEILARKEVGIAVESVDRTPASEPLLVFSQPEFVEAVQNVLRNFNRPDVLQNNPLMHSRSVYEAHSRLVSKQVATKASMSQNLKDTLLFEKSASGHLGDGCGEQSHRVNALQHLVKQAVESLQSSPRDEKLYRAVYRTYLNPAPTQEQAAELLDLPFSTYRRHLKAGVMRVADILWQREIS, encoded by the coding sequence ATGACATCTCTGTTAGAGCGACTAAGTGCAGAACGAAATCGCAGATTTGTGGGACGTGGGCGGGAACTGGAGCTATTTCTTCATACGATCGCGTCAAGAGAATTGCCTTTTCACATTTTGCAAGTCTGTGGCCCAGGTGGTGTGGGCAAGACAAGCCTTATGAAGCAGTTTTTGCGCTTTTGTGAACGCTCAAAAATACCTGCAATTTACGTAGAAGCACGTAACATAGAAGCAGCACCAGAATCTTTTATCAGCACATTGCACTCATTGATGGAATTGAAAGAATCAGATTCTCTCTTAGATGTGCTAGCTGATAGGCGAGAACGGAATGTAATTTTAATTGATACTTACGAAGCTATTGCTCAGTTAGATGAATGGTTGCGGGAAGTATTCTTACCTTATTTGTCTTTTAATACTTTAATTGTCATTGCTGGACGCAATCCCCCCTCGTCTGGTTGGTGTAGCGATGCAGGTTGGCAAGCTGTGATGCACACTTTGCCACTAGGCAACCTATCTCCACAAGAAAGCCAAACTTACCTCACCACACGAGGTATCCCCACCAGACAACACCAAGCAATTCTAGATTTTACCCACGGACATCCTCTAGCATTATCTTTAGTTGCTGAGGTGTTTGCTCAAGGAAAAGAAATCTCTTTTCAAGCAGAATCTGCTCCTAATGTTGTCAAGACTTTGTTAGAAAGATTCGTAAAAGAAGTACCAACACCTGCACACCGTATGGCGCTACAAGCTTGTGCTGTGGTAAGGCTAACTACCGAAGCATCACTAAATCAAATATTAGCTGTACCTGAAAATACTTCGGCTAGCGAGATTCAATTCTTGAAGGAGATACTTGATGTCCACGATTTATTTGAGTGGTTGCGCGGACTGTCGTTTATCGAATCAGGGCAATGGGGTTTATTTCCCCACGATTTAGCACGAGAAGTTTTAATTGCTGATTTGCGTTGGCGTAATCCGGAGTTTTATACTGAATTACACCACCGAGCGCGCCAATACTATACTAAACGTTTAGGACAAACCCAAGGGGCAGAAAAGCATCGAGTGTTACTTGATTACATTTTCCTGCATCGGGATAACTCGGATATTCGCTCCTGTTTTACTTGGGGTGAGCAAAGCAGTTTATTGACTGACTCACTACGAGAAACCGACACAACCGCACTGCTTTTGATGGTGGCACAATACGAAGGCGAAGAATCTGCAAAAATAGCAGCTCACTGGTTGCAGCGCCAACCGCAAAATGTAGTAGTATTCCGTGACTCACACTCTGAACCTGCGGGATTTGCAATGATGGTGGCATTGCACACCGCAACTGTTGAAGATTTGACAGCAGATCCGGGCGCGAGCGCATCTTGGCAATATCTCCAAACCCATGCACCATTGCGCCTTAACGAAGGCGCAACTATTTTCCGTTTCTGGATGGCGCGGGATACTTATCAAGTTGTCTCCCCCACCCAAAGTCTAATTTTTATTAACTTTGTGCAGTATTTTCAAAAAACACCAGGGTTAGCATATACCTTTCTACCTTGTGCCCAAGCGGATACTTGGGCCGCAATGTTAAACTACTTCGACTTGGCGCGACTTCCTGAAGCTGATTTTACAGTTGGGGGAAAACACTATGGTGTTTATGGGCATGACTGGCGAATTGTGTCACCAACCGTATGGCAAGAAATTTTGGCACGGAAAGAGGTTGGAATTGCTGTAGAATCTGTAGATCGAACTCCAGCCAGCGAACCTTTGTTAGTTTTCAGTCAGCCAGAATTTGTGGAAGCAGTGCAAAATGTGTTGCGTAACTTTAATCGTCCCGATGTATTGCAGAATAATCCCTTAATGCATTCGCGAAGCGTGTACGAAGCGCATTCGCGCTTAGTGTCAAAACAAGTTGCCACAAAAGCAAGTATGAGTCAGAATTTAAAAGATACACTACTCTTTGAAAAGTCAGCCTCTGGGCATCTAGGCGATGGCTGCGGCGAGCAAAGCCATCGCGTCAACGCTTTACAACATTTGGTAAAACAAGCAGTTGAATCTTTACAATCATCCCCGCGCGATGAAAAACTCTACCGCGCTGTTTATCGAACTTATTTAAATCCCGCCCCTACCCAAGAACAAGCAGCTGAATTACTAGATTTGCCTTTCAGCACCTATCGCCGTCATCTCAAAGCTGGTGTAATGAGAGTTGCAGACATTTTATGGCAGAGAGAAATTAGCTGA
- a CDS encoding PEP-CTERM sorting domain-containing protein (PEP-CTERM proteins occur, often in large numbers, in the proteomes of bacteria that also encode an exosortase, a predicted intramembrane cysteine proteinase. The presence of a PEP-CTERM domain at a protein's C-terminus predicts cleavage within the sorting domain, followed by covalent anchoring to some some component of the (usually Gram-negative) cell surface. Many PEP-CTERM proteins exhibit an unusual sequence composition that includes large numbers of potential glycosylation sites. Expression of one such protein has been shown restore the ability of a bacterium to form floc, a type of biofilm.): protein MSQAIRKSVVAENHLYLRSIRCFIRIASFAITLSLGCALPSEAFTVSYSGDTTNAPTFTRPQTQGFEGGTNPPTSLSSNGTAVPYYSQPFFVNTTGSYDVVGSQAFLGIQFLYQNSFNPTTPLVNLLSGNDPFPDEGTAGFSGLSLTAKKQYFLVTTGFDNSNNSFGTFTNTITGSGNITFGSTSAVPEPSTIASTVVSGIFASSLILKRKLKKPKSVN, encoded by the coding sequence ATGTCACAAGCAATTAGAAAATCTGTTGTTGCGGAAAATCATCTATATCTTCGCTCTATAAGGTGTTTTATCCGTATTGCCTCTTTTGCGATCACTCTATCTCTAGGTTGTGCTTTACCCTCTGAGGCTTTCACAGTTTCATACTCTGGTGACACAACAAATGCACCAACTTTCACCCGTCCGCAAACGCAAGGGTTTGAGGGTGGTACTAATCCACCTACATCACTTTCTAGTAATGGCACTGCTGTCCCTTATTACAGCCAGCCTTTCTTTGTTAATACTACTGGCTCTTATGATGTCGTAGGTTCTCAAGCTTTTTTGGGCATCCAGTTTTTGTACCAAAATAGCTTTAACCCAACTACTCCATTAGTTAATTTACTCAGTGGGAACGATCCTTTCCCAGATGAGGGAACAGCTGGTTTTAGCGGCTTGTCTTTGACTGCTAAAAAACAATACTTTTTAGTCACTACTGGATTTGACAATAGTAATAATAGTTTTGGTACTTTTACCAACACCATTACAGGTTCTGGTAATATTACGTTCGGTAGCACTTCGGCTGTCCCCGAACCCTCTACAATCGCCAGCACAGTAGTCTCTGGCATTTTTGCTAGCAGCTTAATACTAAAACGCAAATTGAAAAAGCCAAAGTCTGTTAACTAA
- a CDS encoding nickel/cobalt transporter: MKKLLHYLAWSTAIIAICLFWMPRADAHPLGNFTINHYAGVQIAPDGVGIDYVLDMAEIPAFQEINHLDTNRDRKAEPVETVQYPSQKCDEINSHLELLINKQPLALSLIKSGVEFPPGVGGLSTLRLSCSFQGSIKLVGANQLVEFEDKFYQQRLGWREMTVAANGVPIQGNFTSSSISNRLRDYPNDLLSSPLDQRRISFKLNPSLISSEQAPSAFVKSSSRLDNALTGRSNDIFTSLITQENHNFLTIFIALAIAFFWGGLHALSPGHGKTVVGAYLVGSRSKPQHALFLGLIMTITHTSGIFALGLVTLGTSQFILTEQLYPWLSVVSGVLVTVIGLNLLIGRLQGTQVFHSHNRDLRHHHSHDPHHHHHHDHNHVHHEHSHLDVSSMNWSSILALGISGGLLPCPSALVVLLSAIALGRIGFGLALVSAFSLGLAAVLTGIGLILVYAKERFEHLPLQIPKIKMLPVASALCITLIGLGITTQALLVQPWN; this comes from the coding sequence ATGAAAAAGCTGCTACATTACTTGGCTTGGAGTACTGCAATCATCGCAATATGTTTATTTTGGATGCCGAGGGCAGATGCCCATCCTTTAGGCAATTTCACCATCAATCACTATGCAGGAGTGCAGATAGCGCCAGATGGTGTGGGGATTGATTATGTTCTAGATATGGCAGAGATTCCGGCTTTTCAAGAAATTAATCACTTAGATACTAATCGCGATCGCAAAGCTGAACCTGTAGAGACAGTTCAATATCCTTCTCAAAAATGCGATGAGATCAACTCACACCTGGAACTGCTGATTAATAAACAGCCTTTGGCACTCTCTTTGATTAAATCAGGAGTCGAATTTCCTCCAGGTGTAGGAGGATTATCTACACTGCGTCTGAGTTGTAGCTTTCAAGGGTCAATAAAGTTAGTAGGTGCAAATCAGTTAGTAGAGTTTGAAGATAAGTTCTACCAACAGCGCTTGGGCTGGCGTGAGATGACTGTGGCTGCAAATGGCGTTCCCATTCAAGGTAATTTCACCTCTTCCAGCATTAGCAACCGTTTGAGAGATTATCCCAATGACTTACTCAGCAGTCCTCTTGACCAGCGTCGTATTTCCTTTAAACTCAATCCGTCTCTGATATCGAGTGAACAAGCACCTTCAGCGTTTGTTAAATCATCCAGCCGCTTAGATAACGCTTTGACAGGAAGAAGCAACGATATCTTCACTAGCCTGATTACTCAAGAGAATCATAATTTTCTGACTATCTTCATAGCTCTAGCGATCGCCTTTTTTTGGGGTGGTTTACACGCCCTGTCTCCTGGTCATGGCAAAACGGTGGTCGGTGCTTATTTGGTGGGTTCCCGTAGCAAGCCCCAACATGCCCTATTTCTGGGGCTGATTATGACGATTACCCATACATCTGGCATATTTGCTCTAGGGCTGGTCACTCTTGGCACATCCCAGTTCATTCTGACAGAGCAATTGTATCCTTGGTTAAGTGTAGTCTCTGGCGTGCTGGTAACTGTAATTGGTCTGAATTTGTTGATCGGGCGATTGCAAGGTACTCAGGTCTTTCATTCACACAATCGTGACTTGCGTCATCACCATAGCCACGACCCACATCATCACCATCATCACGATCACAACCACGTACATCACGAGCATTCGCATCTTGATGTATCTTCGATGAACTGGTCTAGTATACTGGCGCTGGGAATTTCAGGCGGCTTGTTACCTTGTCCTTCTGCCTTGGTGGTATTGCTAAGTGCGATCGCGCTGGGACGAATCGGCTTTGGACTAGCGCTGGTGTCTGCTTTTAGCTTAGGTTTAGCAGCAGTACTAACTGGAATCGGTTTAATACTGGTTTATGCCAAGGAGCGGTTTGAGCATTTGCCACTCCAGATACCAAAGATAAAAATGTTACCAGTAGCAAGCGCCTTATGCATTACCTTAATTGGCTTAGGCATCACTACACAAGCTTTGCTGGTGCAACCGTGGAACTAA
- a CDS encoding tetratricopeptide repeat protein, with the protein MYLRTLWLLALTTLLVLLRPCDTQALSLGYANSKLGTYSFPVQQSQVVKDAALVFPDYLQRSHIISIYEEKVAQSPDSSIFLRLLADQYLRRFREVGDIEDVLRAEQAARRSLVLQPRHNEVSSMLLASALLSQHQFREALDVLNNSSVDNAKMVSLKASIQMELGDYEATYQLLQNLTDETANSVHNAVVARYLELTGNLTSARKLLDEAMQEMDSFYTTSAETRAWFHIRAGDLAFAAGDLALSEQRYRESFDLFPQHIAAFTGLARLYAAQHRWQDVLNIANQGIELMPLVETLGYKADAQLALKDPKGAAETEDLIGVVAYLSKVKGIYDRALAVYYTEHRIHLTEALEIARSEVAVRDDVYAEDTLAWAAAANGEWQEAQKAAQRATRFGTEDALLQFHAGMIALHFGNREEAIKRLTQAVSLNPQFHHKYADEARQALANLVPSVSFPTPNAIGSSL; encoded by the coding sequence ATGTATTTACGAACACTATGGCTGTTAGCGCTGACTACCCTACTGGTTTTACTAAGACCCTGTGATACACAAGCGCTAAGTTTAGGCTACGCCAATAGTAAGTTAGGCACATATTCCTTTCCAGTTCAACAGTCACAAGTAGTAAAGGATGCCGCTCTAGTCTTCCCTGATTATCTACAACGATCGCATATTATCAGCATCTATGAGGAGAAAGTTGCCCAATCTCCCGATTCCTCAATATTCTTACGTCTGTTAGCCGATCAATATTTGCGGCGCTTTCGAGAAGTTGGAGATATAGAAGATGTGTTACGAGCAGAACAAGCGGCACGTAGATCCCTGGTACTACAGCCGCGCCATAATGAAGTTTCTTCTATGCTCTTAGCATCAGCTTTACTATCTCAACATCAGTTTCGAGAAGCTTTAGATGTATTGAATAACTCATCTGTTGATAATGCCAAGATGGTTTCGCTAAAAGCATCAATTCAGATGGAATTGGGTGACTATGAAGCAACCTATCAACTCTTGCAAAACCTGACTGACGAAACAGCGAACTCTGTCCACAACGCGGTTGTCGCGCGTTATTTAGAGTTAACCGGCAATCTCACCTCGGCGCGAAAACTCCTAGATGAGGCTATGCAAGAGATGGACTCTTTCTACACGACGAGCGCAGAAACCCGTGCTTGGTTTCATATCCGGGCTGGGGATCTTGCTTTTGCAGCCGGGGATCTTGCCCTGTCTGAGCAGCGATATCGGGAGAGCTTTGACCTTTTCCCACAGCATATAGCTGCGTTTACAGGACTGGCCCGCCTCTATGCGGCACAGCATCGATGGCAGGATGTTCTAAATATCGCAAACCAGGGTATAGAACTGATGCCGTTGGTAGAAACGCTGGGGTATAAAGCAGATGCCCAACTAGCTCTAAAAGACCCAAAAGGCGCAGCTGAAACTGAAGATTTAATCGGGGTAGTCGCCTACCTGAGTAAGGTTAAAGGAATCTACGATCGCGCTTTAGCAGTCTACTACACCGAACACAGAATTCATTTAACAGAGGCGCTAGAGATTGCCCGTAGTGAAGTAGCAGTGCGAGACGATGTATATGCAGAGGATACATTGGCTTGGGCAGCTGCGGCTAATGGGGAATGGCAAGAAGCGCAAAAGGCAGCACAACGGGCAACTCGCTTTGGCACAGAAGATGCCTTGCTGCAATTTCATGCTGGCATGATTGCGCTTCACTTCGGTAATCGTGAGGAAGCAATAAAGCGATTAACTCAAGCTGTTAGCCTCAATCCTCAATTTCATCACAAGTATGCTGATGAAGCTCGTCAAGCCTTGGCTAACTTAGTACCCTCTGTCTCTTTTCCCACTCCTAACGCTATAGGGAGTTCTCTATGA
- a CDS encoding DUF4331 domain-containing protein, translating into MVFFPIKRSLCWTGASRFFRPIVAFVAILLLVLIYATPKALASDHQDTTFLATKLTAADLTDLFVFESPTDPKNVVLVMDFDPLIVSGEMRPFDPNVLYQFKIDNTGDSIEDVVLQFNVNGTGNKQTVTVRGPSRPITVGTESALLPVSWTGQLNQTFSAYNGMKFFVGTRKDPFFFDLEQFFKIIPDRNYNFQPNPSPPLQVLSFRPPGQAQDTLAPFNVHSIIAELPRKLLGSGKIGVWMTTSVKTPRLRNGNFAQIERLAVPALNELFMDFKAHNNSNLQTPTKDASNQSQFIQAFFKAIGRPQGIANAVISVAIPDVIQADLSKPSGTYFGTQLGNNFGGRRPKDDVIDVTASVVFGDAVTGITAGKIPALTSDNVGPNNANFLSTFPYLGNPL; encoded by the coding sequence ATGGTATTTTTTCCGATCAAGCGATCACTATGTTGGACTGGAGCTAGTCGTTTTTTTCGTCCCATAGTGGCATTTGTCGCTATTTTGCTCCTAGTCTTAATCTATGCAACCCCTAAAGCTTTGGCTTCAGATCACCAAGACACAACTTTTCTTGCCACTAAGCTCACTGCTGCGGATCTCACAGATTTGTTTGTGTTTGAGAGTCCGACAGACCCCAAAAATGTTGTCTTGGTCATGGATTTCGACCCTCTGATCGTTTCTGGTGAAATGAGACCATTCGATCCAAATGTTCTTTATCAGTTCAAGATTGATAATACTGGCGACAGTATTGAAGATGTCGTACTCCAATTCAATGTAAATGGTACAGGCAATAAGCAAACTGTTACAGTCCGAGGTCCAAGTCGTCCGATCACAGTAGGAACAGAGTCAGCTTTACTTCCGGTAAGTTGGACAGGGCAACTCAACCAAACATTCTCCGCATATAACGGCATGAAGTTCTTTGTTGGCACACGCAAAGACCCGTTCTTTTTCGATTTGGAACAGTTTTTCAAAATCATCCCAGATCGTAATTATAATTTTCAGCCTAATCCCAGTCCTCCCTTGCAAGTTCTTTCCTTTAGACCACCTGGACAAGCACAAGACACCCTAGCCCCATTCAATGTTCACTCAATTATTGCCGAGCTACCCAGAAAACTACTTGGTAGTGGCAAAATTGGTGTTTGGATGACAACTAGTGTTAAAACTCCTAGACTCCGAAACGGGAATTTTGCTCAGATTGAGCGGTTAGCAGTTCCAGCCCTGAATGAACTTTTTATGGACTTTAAAGCTCATAATAATAGTAATCTTCAGACACCAACTAAAGACGCTAGCAATCAATCCCAATTCATTCAAGCCTTTTTCAAAGCGATCGGCAGACCTCAAGGCATAGCCAATGCAGTTATCTCAGTGGCAATTCCTGATGTTATCCAAGCTGACCTTTCTAAACCCAGCGGTACTTATTTTGGTACTCAGTTAGGTAACAACTTTGGCGGTAGAAGACCAAAAGATGACGTAATTGATGTTACAGCATCTGTTGTCTTTGGTGATGCAGTTACAGGGATTACTGCTGGTAAAATTCCGGCACTAACTAGCGATAATGTTGGGCCTAATAATGCTAACTTTCTGTCTACTTTTCCTTATTTAGGTAATCCTTTGTAA
- the rpsU gene encoding 30S ribosomal protein S21 produces the protein MTQIIVGENEHLESALRRFKREVSKAGIFQDMRKHRHFETPIEKSKRKKQALQKQGKRRFRT, from the coding sequence ATGACCCAAATTATAGTGGGTGAAAATGAACATCTTGAGTCAGCGTTACGCCGATTTAAACGAGAAGTTTCTAAAGCCGGAATTTTTCAAGACATGAGAAAGCATCGTCACTTTGAAACGCCTATTGAGAAATCTAAGCGCAAAAAACAAGCCTTACAAAAGCAGGGTAAAAGACGTTTCCGCACTTGA
- a CDS encoding RNA recognition motif domain-containing protein, with protein sequence MSIYVGNLSYDVTEEDIRGVFAEYGTVKRVQVPQDRETGRPRGFAFVEMGTDAEENAAIDGLDGAEWMGRDLKVNKAKPKEDRGSSGGRRGGYSGGGGRGRY encoded by the coding sequence ATGTCAATTTATGTAGGCAACCTCTCTTACGATGTTACGGAAGAAGATATCAGAGGTGTTTTTGCTGAATATGGTACTGTAAAGCGGGTTCAAGTACCACAAGACCGGGAAACAGGTCGTCCGCGAGGCTTCGCTTTCGTGGAAATGGGAACAGATGCAGAAGAAAATGCTGCTATTGATGGTCTTGATGGTGCTGAATGGATGGGGCGTGACCTCAAAGTTAACAAAGCCAAGCCCAAAGAAGACAGAGGTTCGTCTGGTGGTAGACGTGGCGGATATAGTGGTGGTGGTGGACGCGGACGCTACTAA
- a CDS encoding IS701 family transposase, with the protein MELGSRNATSTITVVDEYCDAYRDLFSEVRTFENFKHLHVGMLSDIKRKTLPEIAKVVGLHDAQPLQNFLTESPWSVAVLRDRRLELTLKMLQGRSFKLVIDETGDKKKGSTTDYVARQYIGNLGKVDNGIVSVNAYGVLGELTFPLIFLIYKPRKRLEEGGVYKTKPQLAVEIIETLLKCGFKFDLVLADSLYGESPTFIAALDKHEKPYLLAIRSNHARFSVPEAEAIYDVWQEFERVFSDKKTQKRYIQEITCGDSNLITYWRITNDPETLPKNQTWYVKTNLKSDMADQLGNLYGFRNWVEYAFKQGKNELGWADFRLTNYHQIEKWWELVMSAYFLVSLQAHARNESDSESCNEQSSSPISTEPENFSNHKWWDFNLGWKSTLNNLRLVIQPYIFGNLIKPWLIVFLNPKLQSGFQKLIEIMNQFQGYIIVDSG; encoded by the coding sequence ATAGAATTGGGTTCAAGAAATGCTACTTCGACTATCACCGTGGTAGATGAGTATTGCGATGCGTATAGAGACTTATTTTCAGAAGTAAGGACATTTGAGAACTTCAAACATCTACATGTAGGGATGTTATCTGATATCAAGCGTAAAACTTTACCAGAAATCGCCAAGGTGGTGGGGTTACATGACGCGCAACCATTACAGAACTTTTTGACAGAATCACCTTGGTCAGTAGCAGTGTTACGAGATAGAAGATTAGAACTAACTCTAAAAATGTTGCAGGGACGTTCATTTAAGTTGGTAATTGATGAAACCGGAGATAAAAAGAAAGGTTCTACTACTGATTATGTAGCAAGACAATATATTGGAAATTTAGGGAAAGTGGATAATGGGATAGTAAGCGTGAATGCCTATGGAGTGTTGGGAGAATTGACATTTCCGTTAATATTTCTAATATATAAACCAAGGAAGAGATTAGAAGAAGGTGGAGTATATAAAACCAAACCACAATTGGCAGTAGAAATAATTGAAACACTGCTGAAATGTGGATTTAAGTTTGACTTGGTTTTAGCTGATAGTTTGTATGGCGAAAGTCCAACATTCATTGCAGCATTAGATAAGCATGAAAAACCTTATTTACTTGCTATAAGAAGTAATCATGCCAGATTTAGCGTACCAGAAGCGGAAGCTATATATGATGTATGGCAAGAGTTTGAGCGTGTATTTAGTGATAAAAAGACTCAAAAAAGATATATACAAGAAATAACTTGTGGTGACTCAAATCTCATAACATATTGGCGAATCACTAATGACCCAGAGACTTTACCAAAAAATCAGACATGGTATGTCAAAACAAACTTGAAAAGTGATATGGCTGACCAATTAGGCAACCTTTATGGATTTCGTAATTGGGTAGAGTATGCTTTTAAACAAGGTAAAAATGAACTAGGATGGGCTGACTTTAGGCTTACTAATTATCACCAGATAGAAAAATGGTGGGAACTAGTTATGAGTGCTTATTTCTTAGTAAGTCTACAAGCCCACGCTAGAAATGAATCTGATAGTGAAAGCTGCAATGAACAAAGTTCATCACCAATATCAACAGAACCAGAGAATTTTAGCAATCATAAATGGTGGGATTTTAATTTGGGCTGGAAGTCTACTTTAAACAATTTAAGATTAGTTATTCAACCATACATATTCGGGAACTTAATTAAACCTTGGTTAATCGTTTTTCTTAACCCTAAATTACAGTCAGGATTTCAGAAATTGATAGAGATAATGAATCAATTCCAAGGTTATATCATCGTGGATTCGGGATAA
- a CDS encoding transposase codes for MIDSQAVKNTCNASVESKGFCFYKCTNGIKRHLAVDILGFPFFTHCTKANVSDDQGLIEMLSKNIDYFKSKPVEQPMTTILVDNGYHPDQLTQALEQIYPEIMTKIQFELSAKPSKAQKQTKGLSGFVPVAARWVIERSNAWVERCKSLVKNFDRTLERSNAKLKLCFIRLMLKRLAVADTA; via the coding sequence ATGATTGACTCACAAGCGGTGAAAAATACTTGTAACGCCAGTGTTGAGTCGAAAGGGTTTTGCTTTTACAAATGCACTAATGGCATCAAAAGACATTTGGCAGTGGATATCTTAGGCTTCCCTTTCTTTACCCACTGCACCAAAGCTAATGTATCTGATGACCAAGGGTTAATTGAAATGCTCTCGAAAAACATTGATTACTTCAAATCTAAACCTGTGGAGCAACCCATGACGACTATTCTGGTAGATAACGGCTATCATCCTGATCAATTGACACAAGCCTTGGAACAGATTTACCCAGAGATTATGACTAAAATTCAATTTGAACTTTCAGCCAAACCATCAAAAGCACAGAAACAGACGAAAGGACTATCTGGATTTGTGCCTGTTGCTGCCAGATGGGTCATTGAAAGATCGAATGCTTGGGTGGAGAGATGTAAAAGTTTAGTCAAAAATTTCGACCGCACACTCGAACGTTCCAATGCCAAGCTCAAGCTATGTTTTATTCGGCTAATGCTCAAACGGCTAGCTGTCGCAGATACCGCCTGA
- a CDS encoding transposase yields MGYSSDLTDKEWEIIEPLLPTKKKTRPPVWTKRQILNGILYQLKNGCNWADLPRDMPPYSTVFWYYQQWCEGDILTKIMTGATRFCEVGSKSSDR; encoded by the coding sequence ATGGGTTATTCAAGCGATTTGACAGACAAAGAGTGGGAAATAATTGAGCCATTATTGCCGACGAAGAAGAAAACCAGACCCCCTGTGTGGACAAAGCGGCAAATCCTTAACGGTATACTTTATCAACTGAAGAATGGTTGTAATTGGGCTGACTTACCTAGAGATATGCCGCCATATTCAACAGTATTCTGGTATTACCAGCAGTGGTGTGAAGGGGACATCCTGACGAAAATCATGACGGGAGCAACGCGATTTTGTGAAGTCGGATCAAAATCAAGCGATCGCTAA
- a CDS encoding ParB N-terminal domain-containing protein, which yields MEQIKDREQDTRPLNPKHVESLAESIAVLGLIEPLVIDNQFRLLAGGHRLAAIRLLKEQQVDKYLYQFPDNRIPIRMLPFDAESDPDLALQVEIAENEQRRDYTPNEVKVIADRLRTAGFIDVKGRPKKGQNL from the coding sequence CTGGAGCAGATTAAAGACCGTGAGCAGGATACCCGACCTTTAAATCCAAAGCACGTTGAATCTTTGGCAGAGTCAATTGCTGTTTTGGGACTGATAGAGCCATTGGTAATAGACAATCAATTTAGGTTACTAGCTGGAGGGCATCGGTTAGCCGCAATTCGATTGTTAAAGGAACAGCAGGTAGACAAGTATCTTTATCAGTTCCCAGACAATCGTATTCCTATCAGGATGTTGCCTTTTGATGCAGAGTCTGACCCTGATTTGGCATTACAGGTAGAGATAGCAGAGAACGAGCAACGTAGGGACTATACACCAAACGAAGTGAAAGTGATCGCCGACCGTCTACGCACTGCTGGATTTATTGACGTAAAGGGAAGGCCCAAGAAAGGACAAAACCTTTAA